From one Triticum aestivum cultivar Chinese Spring chromosome 4B, IWGSC CS RefSeq v2.1, whole genome shotgun sequence genomic stretch:
- the LOC123089281 gene encoding uncharacterized protein, with product MEVARLHDLYVHAKLGAEQPLPLSPPPPYLLHPPSILPLRRPRHTNDSSGGEELEVPLCPPSTPSQERRPGATHRYFLGTRCHGCTLRSSVVAFPSGVPPQGTCSVVAAIAWIDLLYQ from the exons ATGGAG GTTGCGAGGCTTCATGATCTATACGTACATGCAAAACTAGGTGCGGAGCAGCCGCTGCCACTATCTCCACCTCCACCATACCTCCTCCATCCACCTTCCATCTTGCCACTCCGCCGTCCGCGCCACACGAATGATAGCAGTGGCGGCGAAGAGCTCGAGGTTCCTCTCTGCCCTCCGTCCACACCCTCACAAGAACGCAGACCGGGGGCAACACACAGATATTTTCTCGGCACGCGGTGCCATGGCTGCACTCTCCGTTCAAGCGTCGTGGCCTTTCCCTCGGGAGTGCCACCACAAGGAACATGCAGTGTTGTTGCTGCCATCGCTTGGATTGATCTGTTGTATCAG TGA